From Zavarzinella sp., one genomic window encodes:
- a CDS encoding uroporphyrinogen decarboxylase family protein — protein sequence MSEKQPEHLILRAIRGEHVERAPVWAMRQAGRWDPEFQKVRKGLSFFEFSARADLAAEASLCPKRFGVDAIILFYDITTIPYAMGLPFELKPHVGPMPHEPIRTLADVEKLFASPDEDQYRHILDLLDIVKKSLKNELPILAFAGAPFTVATYCIGTGKEMDATRRFAAENSVVWQALLEKLQGATIDFLNMMSSHGAAAYQLFDSWAGGLTETEYDLWAQPYHQTILAGANQVPRILFVKEGPYLDKMVATKPDAISLGRCHSLKQAKEQYPEMVYQGNVDSDLLQTGTVEEVKEAVFNCLTEGAGHHHILNLNHGVDKSTPVENFAAYVRAAKGE from the coding sequence ATGTCGGAAAAACAACCAGAACATTTGATACTTCGGGCCATTCGTGGGGAGCACGTGGAACGTGCTCCCGTGTGGGCGATGCGACAAGCAGGCAGGTGGGATCCAGAGTTTCAAAAAGTTCGTAAAGGATTAAGCTTTTTTGAGTTTTCAGCTCGGGCTGATCTGGCCGCAGAAGCAAGCCTGTGCCCGAAGCGGTTTGGTGTTGATGCAATCATTCTGTTTTACGACATCACCACCATTCCTTACGCCATGGGACTGCCATTTGAGTTGAAGCCCCACGTGGGACCGATGCCGCACGAGCCGATTCGCACACTGGCCGATGTGGAGAAGTTGTTCGCCAGCCCAGATGAGGATCAGTACCGCCACATTCTGGATTTGCTGGATATTGTGAAAAAATCATTAAAAAATGAGCTGCCGATCCTGGCCTTTGCCGGTGCCCCATTTACTGTGGCCACCTATTGCATTGGTACGGGGAAAGAAATGGACGCAACACGTCGCTTTGCTGCGGAAAATTCCGTGGTATGGCAGGCATTGCTGGAAAAATTGCAGGGTGCCACGATCGATTTCCTCAACATGATGAGTTCGCACGGTGCGGCAGCCTATCAGTTGTTCGATTCATGGGCTGGTGGCTTAACCGAAACCGAATACGATCTTTGGGCCCAGCCGTACCATCAAACGATTCTTGCTGGTGCGAATCAGGTCCCACGAATATTATTTGTCAAAGAAGGCCCGTATCTGGATAAAATGGTGGCAACCAAACCAGATGCAATCAGCCTTGGAAGGTGTCACTCGTTGAAGCAGGCGAAAGAACAATATCCAGAAATGGTATACCAGGGGAATGTTGATTCCGATTTATTGCAAACTGGAACTGTAGAAGAAGTTAAAGAAGCAGTATTCAACTGCCTGACAGAAGGTGCGGGGCACCACCATATTCTGAATTTGAACCATGGGGTCGACAAAAGCACACCCGTCGAGAACTTTGCAGCCTATGTGCGTGCAGCAAAAGGCGAATAA
- a CDS encoding DUF1553 domain-containing protein has translation MKFLSVFVAGLLLVSCLHAADKLEYNQHIRPILADSCFACHGPDSAARKAGLRLDLAEFATKGGDSGTAAIVPGKPMESELYLRMISTDRTEMMPPPSSHKVLKLEQKEIIKRWILEGAEYQLHWSFIPPVRPALPKVNDPTWIRNPIDYFVLSQLEKRGMKPAPEADRSTIVRRLSLDIRGLPPSREEVEAVLQDQSPDWYEKLIDRFLRSPAWGEHRGRYWLDAARYADTHGIHFDNFREVWAYRDWVIDAFNQNMPFNQFSIEQLAGDLLPNATLEQKIASGFNRCNITTNEGGLIDEEYLVLYTRDRTETTSTVWLGLTAGCAVCHDHKFDPISQSDFYSLAAFFNNTTQGARDGNIPNTPPVIEVPLREDRAKWQALLKQEETAKARLEGLFQNNQKPMEEWLKQKKAGGVYGMIPSKDLQFHALLADNAADRITVVSNGQLRQITAGGPLRWAPGQVADHSLNYSAGLRLEIDDAGQFDRDQPFSVSMWMLMPKRRMSGALVSRMEAGPGFRGWDILMSGGKLNVHLINNWPGNAIKVILDEELDQNKWYHVGFSYDGSGKASGIRIFVNGEFNDKVKILNDNLTETINTDVPLRIGGRSADSEAIDIRLQDLRVYSKAIGLRDVAELNQLTRTAYLASLPANRLTGNLQREFLTWWMQKYVPDYAKASQEVATVLAEKAPILARGTKAFVMNEKTTPPEAFILHRGEYNERRQKVSANVPKVLPPMKKELPTNRLGFANWLFEPNHPLTARVTVNRFWQELFGRGIVSTPGDFGITGTLPTNPELLDWLALEFRDKGWNIKEFYKLIFMSNTYRQSAQATPEKLEKDPDNRYLSRGPRFRMDAEMIRDYALSSSDLLVKTIGGPSVRPYQPTGVWEAVAMPGSNTRNYKQDNGPNLYRRSMYTFWKRAAPPASMDIMNAPNRETCAVSRERTNTPLQALVTLNDPQLVEAARAMATKVLAQINGDEQRLSDIAYRLLGRPFTTQELPIVRNSLTNLKAAYAKQPEEAKKLLSVGEFPLPANVNVNELASWTLLINQLMNLDEVLNK, from the coding sequence ATGAAGTTCCTCTCTGTTTTTGTAGCTGGTCTCCTGCTGGTTTCCTGTTTACATGCTGCAGACAAACTGGAATATAACCAGCACATCCGGCCGATTCTGGCGGATAGTTGTTTTGCGTGCCACGGACCGGATAGTGCCGCACGGAAGGCAGGCCTGCGTCTGGATCTGGCAGAATTTGCCACCAAAGGTGGGGATTCTGGCACTGCCGCGATTGTGCCTGGCAAGCCAATGGAAAGCGAACTCTATCTCCGGATGATCAGCACTGATCGTACAGAAATGATGCCCCCTCCTTCTTCCCACAAAGTGCTGAAGCTGGAACAGAAAGAAATCATCAAACGATGGATCCTGGAAGGTGCGGAGTACCAACTGCATTGGTCGTTCATCCCACCCGTGCGGCCCGCACTCCCCAAAGTGAATGATCCTACCTGGATTCGCAATCCAATCGACTATTTTGTCCTTTCCCAACTCGAAAAGCGTGGGATGAAGCCCGCACCCGAAGCTGATCGTTCGACAATTGTTCGGCGCTTGTCTCTGGATATTCGAGGTTTGCCACCATCTCGAGAAGAAGTTGAAGCAGTACTTCAGGATCAATCACCAGATTGGTACGAAAAGCTGATTGATCGCTTCCTGAGATCACCCGCGTGGGGAGAACATCGTGGACGTTACTGGCTGGATGCTGCCCGCTATGCCGATACCCACGGTATCCATTTTGATAATTTCCGCGAAGTGTGGGCCTACCGCGACTGGGTAATTGACGCATTCAACCAGAATATGCCATTCAACCAGTTCAGTATCGAGCAATTGGCAGGGGATTTACTTCCCAATGCAACGCTGGAACAGAAAATCGCTTCAGGCTTCAACCGATGCAATATTACCACCAACGAAGGTGGCCTGATTGATGAAGAGTATTTGGTTCTGTATACACGCGATCGCACAGAAACCACTTCTACCGTGTGGCTGGGTCTGACCGCTGGTTGTGCGGTATGCCACGATCATAAGTTTGATCCGATTTCTCAGAGCGACTTTTACTCTCTGGCGGCATTTTTCAACAATACCACCCAGGGAGCTCGGGATGGCAATATTCCAAACACCCCACCAGTGATTGAAGTGCCTTTGCGGGAAGACCGAGCAAAATGGCAGGCACTTCTGAAACAGGAAGAAACCGCGAAAGCTCGCCTTGAAGGACTTTTTCAAAACAATCAAAAGCCGATGGAAGAATGGCTGAAGCAGAAAAAAGCGGGCGGCGTTTATGGTATGATTCCAAGTAAGGATTTGCAGTTTCATGCTTTATTGGCAGATAATGCAGCTGATCGCATCACTGTGGTATCCAACGGGCAACTTCGTCAGATTACTGCGGGAGGACCACTTCGCTGGGCACCCGGTCAGGTAGCGGATCATTCGTTGAACTATTCCGCGGGTCTACGTCTGGAAATTGACGATGCAGGTCAATTTGACCGCGATCAGCCGTTCAGCGTCAGTATGTGGATGCTGATGCCGAAACGACGAATGTCGGGTGCACTGGTTTCTCGTATGGAAGCTGGCCCAGGTTTCCGTGGCTGGGACATTTTAATGAGCGGAGGCAAACTGAACGTCCATCTGATTAACAACTGGCCCGGAAACGCAATCAAAGTGATACTTGACGAGGAACTTGATCAGAACAAGTGGTATCATGTTGGTTTCAGTTACGATGGATCTGGCAAAGCAAGTGGCATACGGATCTTTGTCAATGGTGAGTTCAATGACAAAGTGAAGATCCTGAATGATAATCTGACCGAGACAATTAATACAGATGTTCCGTTACGAATTGGTGGGAGAAGTGCTGATTCCGAAGCGATCGACATCCGGTTACAGGATTTGCGAGTTTACTCGAAAGCTATCGGACTGCGTGATGTGGCGGAATTGAATCAATTAACCCGAACCGCATATCTTGCCAGTCTGCCTGCAAATCGTCTGACCGGCAATTTGCAACGAGAATTCCTGACTTGGTGGATGCAGAAATATGTGCCTGATTACGCAAAAGCATCGCAGGAAGTCGCCACCGTTTTAGCGGAGAAAGCCCCCATTCTTGCACGTGGCACGAAAGCCTTTGTGATGAACGAAAAAACCACCCCACCTGAAGCATTCATTCTGCACCGAGGGGAGTACAACGAACGTCGTCAGAAAGTTTCAGCAAATGTGCCGAAAGTTCTGCCACCGATGAAGAAAGAGCTACCCACGAACCGCCTGGGGTTTGCAAATTGGCTCTTCGAACCAAACCACCCTCTGACGGCACGCGTCACTGTAAATCGGTTCTGGCAGGAATTATTTGGTCGTGGGATTGTTTCAACTCCTGGTGACTTTGGCATTACCGGCACCTTACCTACCAATCCGGAACTGCTGGATTGGCTGGCTTTAGAATTCCGCGACAAAGGCTGGAACATCAAAGAATTCTACAAACTGATTTTCATGAGCAATACCTATCGCCAGTCGGCTCAGGCGACACCAGAAAAGCTGGAGAAGGACCCCGACAACCGATATCTTTCTCGTGGACCGCGGTTTCGCATGGATGCCGAAATGATCCGCGATTACGCGTTAAGCAGTAGTGATCTGCTGGTGAAAACTATTGGTGGTCCAAGTGTGCGACCGTATCAACCCACAGGTGTGTGGGAAGCAGTGGCGATGCCAGGCAGCAACACCCGCAACTACAAGCAGGATAACGGCCCGAATCTCTATCGTCGCAGCATGTATACTTTCTGGAAGCGTGCTGCACCACCAGCAAGTATGGATATTATGAATGCACCAAACCGCGAAACCTGTGCGGTAAGCCGTGAACGCACTAATACCCCGTTGCAGGCACTGGTGACATTGAATGACCCACAACTCGTGGAAGCCGCACGGGCCATGGCAACCAAAGTACTGGCACAGATAAATGGTGATGAGCAACGTCTGTCTGACATCGCGTACCGCCTTCTGGGCAGACCTTTCACCACCCAGGAATTACCAATTGTGCGGAACAGTCTGACGAACCTGAAGGCTGCTTACGCAAAACAGCCTGAAGAAGCTAAGAAACTGTTAAGTGTGGGCGAGTTCCCATTGCCAGCGAATGTGAATGTCAACGAATTGGCAAGTTGGACCTTGTTGATTAATCAGTTGATGAACCTTGATGAAGTGTTAAACAAATAA
- a CDS encoding DUF1501 domain-containing protein — protein sequence MRIELNNVKGERTFQEWASLETRRQFFASMGLSLGTAALATLGANAFPLNKLLPSPTGENAALPMTHFPATAKNVIYLHMVGGPSQMDLFDYKPKMNDFYDKDLPESVRNGQRLTTMTSGQARFPIAPSMFKFAQHGKSGMWVSELLPELAKRVDDICFIRTMHTEAINHEPAITYMQTGNQVTGRPCLGSWASYGLGSMNSNLPTFVVLVAQPSNTEQIQAISARLWSSGYLPGQHAGVSFRSSGDPILYLNNPPGVSDDLRRKTLDGLKALNELTYQKLGDPETQTRIQQYEMAFRMQASVPELTDLTKENQKTMDLYGTEVKKPGTFANTLLLTRRLVQKGVRFVQVYLNNWDTHGNVAGRLPSQCRDVDMPLSGLIQDLKNQGLFDSTLIIWGGEFGRTVYSQGGLSKKNYGRDHHPRCFTMWMAGGGAKPGTIYGETDDFSYNIVKDPVHIRDFHATVLRMLGIDHNRFSFKYQGLDQKLTGVEPAKVIKELLV from the coding sequence ATGCGTATTGAATTGAACAATGTGAAAGGCGAACGAACCTTTCAGGAATGGGCATCACTGGAAACTCGTCGGCAATTTTTTGCTTCGATGGGGCTCAGTCTGGGAACAGCTGCGTTAGCAACCCTGGGTGCGAATGCTTTTCCATTGAACAAATTATTGCCCTCTCCAACAGGTGAAAATGCGGCACTGCCGATGACGCACTTCCCAGCCACCGCGAAGAATGTGATCTACCTTCACATGGTGGGGGGCCCTTCGCAAATGGATTTGTTTGATTACAAACCCAAGATGAATGATTTTTACGACAAAGATTTACCAGAATCTGTGCGTAATGGTCAACGGTTAACCACCATGACTTCCGGTCAGGCACGGTTTCCTATTGCACCGTCCATGTTCAAGTTTGCCCAGCATGGCAAATCCGGAATGTGGGTCAGTGAATTGCTTCCCGAACTGGCCAAGCGAGTTGATGATATTTGTTTCATCCGCACGATGCACACGGAAGCAATCAACCACGAACCAGCAATCACCTATATGCAAACGGGAAATCAGGTCACAGGTCGCCCGTGCCTGGGATCGTGGGCCAGTTACGGACTGGGTTCGATGAATTCCAATCTGCCCACCTTTGTGGTGCTGGTTGCCCAGCCGAGTAACACAGAGCAGATTCAGGCCATTTCCGCCAGATTATGGTCCAGTGGTTATCTGCCTGGCCAGCACGCAGGTGTTTCGTTCCGAAGTTCTGGTGATCCGATTCTGTACTTGAACAATCCCCCAGGTGTCTCGGATGATCTGCGTCGGAAAACACTCGATGGGTTGAAGGCGCTGAATGAGCTTACCTACCAGAAGCTGGGTGATCCGGAGACACAAACCCGGATTCAGCAATACGAAATGGCCTTCCGCATGCAGGCAAGTGTGCCTGAACTGACCGACTTGACCAAAGAGAACCAGAAAACCATGGATCTGTATGGTACCGAAGTCAAGAAGCCCGGTACATTTGCGAATACACTGTTGTTAACCCGTCGCCTGGTCCAAAAAGGGGTGCGTTTTGTCCAGGTCTATCTCAATAACTGGGATACCCACGGCAATGTTGCTGGCCGCCTTCCATCACAATGCCGCGATGTGGATATGCCACTCAGTGGGCTGATTCAGGATCTGAAGAATCAGGGTTTGTTTGATTCCACCCTGATCATCTGGGGTGGGGAATTCGGCCGCACCGTCTACAGCCAGGGTGGGTTATCCAAGAAGAACTATGGTCGCGATCACCACCCACGGTGCTTCACAATGTGGATGGCAGGTGGCGGGGCAAAACCTGGCACCATCTATGGTGAGACGGACGATTTCTCTTACAACATTGTCAAAGATCCGGTCCATATCCGCGACTTCCATGCTACCGTATTGCGGATGTTGGGAATCGACCACAACCGCTTTTCCTTTAAATACCAGGGACTGGACCAAAAGCTCACTGGTGTCGAACCAGCAAAAGTGATCAAAGAACTACTGGTTTAA
- a CDS encoding DEAD/DEAH box helicase family protein — protein sequence MDYLEAFFQQMSVEPRRYQQRIIRQAVEHYQKGLRSILIESPTGSGKTVMGLLVAASMQQQLGIKVGWVAMRRNLLAQAAATVREHQIPLEAHWISMFEKDPPCNLDLLIVDEAQHDAANSMAHLHSRIQPKYILGLSATPYRADKVKLCFDTVIRDAGIQQLMQDGYLSTYHHYTIPEYTPKSLAQLYSSDPARWGKSVAFFHQIEQCYSAQRLLQQAGINCDVVTGSSNREEQLDAFEAGKTDVLLNCMVLAEGFDCPTLQTVFCRPSGKGTTIQMAGRVFRKHPQVPLKQVVQCKKTRWPIVRTASAELQYIWHEEGWRTLDVNPHIQQVGLQMMHALAQTEITLPEYLNKKRSTRPQFWSESADMQQESL from the coding sequence ATGGACTATCTGGAAGCCTTTTTTCAACAAATGTCGGTGGAACCACGCCGATACCAGCAACGAATCATTCGCCAGGCGGTGGAACACTATCAGAAAGGATTGCGTTCTATTCTGATCGAAAGCCCCACGGGTAGTGGGAAAACGGTGATGGGTTTGCTGGTTGCTGCCAGTATGCAACAGCAACTTGGCATTAAAGTCGGCTGGGTGGCGATGCGTCGAAATCTGCTGGCTCAGGCAGCAGCAACTGTGCGAGAACATCAGATCCCATTGGAAGCACATTGGATATCGATGTTTGAAAAGGATCCACCTTGCAATCTCGATTTGCTGATTGTGGATGAAGCCCAGCACGATGCTGCGAACAGTATGGCCCATTTGCATAGTCGCATTCAACCAAAATATATCCTTGGCTTATCTGCAACACCCTACCGTGCAGACAAAGTAAAGCTCTGTTTCGATACCGTTATCCGTGATGCTGGCATTCAGCAGTTGATGCAGGATGGCTATCTCAGCACTTACCACCACTACACCATTCCGGAATATACGCCGAAATCGCTGGCCCAGTTGTATTCATCCGACCCAGCACGGTGGGGAAAATCGGTCGCCTTCTTTCATCAGATTGAACAATGTTATTCTGCCCAGCGGTTGTTGCAGCAGGCGGGGATTAACTGCGATGTCGTTACTGGCTCCAGCAACCGTGAAGAACAACTGGATGCCTTTGAAGCAGGCAAAACCGATGTACTGTTGAATTGCATGGTATTGGCAGAAGGATTTGATTGCCCCACCCTGCAGACAGTATTCTGTCGACCGTCCGGAAAGGGAACCACCATTCAGATGGCGGGGCGTGTTTTTCGCAAACACCCCCAGGTGCCGTTAAAGCAAGTGGTGCAATGCAAAAAGACACGTTGGCCGATTGTTCGCACTGCATCGGCAGAATTGCAATATATCTGGCACGAAGAGGGTTGGCGCACACTCGATGTGAACCCCCACATTCAACAAGTGGGGTTGCAGATGATGCATGCTTTGGCACAAACAGAAATTACACTACCTGAATATCTGAACAAAAAGAGATCGACACGACCACAATTCTGGTCGGAATCCGCTGATATGCAACAGGAATCGCTGTAA
- a CDS encoding metallophosphoesterase: protein MLSTGLFLVGCIGHFCLVMRFVNYIYSFPYHRKLLKLFRMAMGFWILALPIIGWWQGVVPQLLPDNEKSFIFQVNFLSFLLLYWWVCIGIGGVVFPWITIFRLLQRLPENVELLQNTVVDIEVLTPRDVLAGNGKHSWLAKLRFNNIFQVEYTDLAINCPNLPPAWEGLSILHISDLHFYGTPGEVFYEKVFAECQHRGVPDLLIISGDIIDDDQYLPWIPKLLGQLQWKIAAFAIPGNHDWWNDHHAVGQELSRLGIQYLETLPTKIEIAGSRLEVIGHSGPWFAAPDMGEKKSADFRLLISHTPDHLNWAVRHHVDLMLSGHNHGGQIRLPIIGSIFVPSKYSRKFDMGTFRRENTALHVNRGLAGKEPLRFRCLPQVSRIVLRGQQKVNEL from the coding sequence ATGTTGTCAACAGGTCTGTTTCTGGTGGGATGCATTGGCCACTTTTGCCTGGTCATGCGGTTTGTCAATTACATCTACTCCTTCCCTTACCACCGGAAGTTGTTGAAGTTATTCCGCATGGCAATGGGATTTTGGATTCTTGCGCTTCCGATCATCGGCTGGTGGCAGGGAGTTGTGCCACAATTGCTGCCGGATAATGAGAAATCGTTCATTTTTCAGGTAAATTTCCTTTCATTTCTGTTACTTTATTGGTGGGTCTGCATTGGCATTGGTGGGGTTGTATTTCCCTGGATAACGATCTTCAGATTATTGCAACGATTGCCTGAAAATGTGGAACTACTTCAAAATACAGTAGTGGATATTGAAGTTCTCACCCCACGTGACGTGCTGGCAGGGAATGGAAAGCATTCTTGGTTGGCAAAATTGCGATTTAATAATATTTTCCAAGTAGAATATACCGATCTGGCAATCAATTGCCCAAACCTACCACCCGCGTGGGAGGGATTATCGATTCTCCATATCAGCGATCTTCATTTTTATGGCACCCCGGGTGAAGTATTTTACGAAAAGGTATTTGCAGAGTGCCAGCACCGTGGGGTGCCTGATTTGCTGATAATCAGCGGCGATATCATCGACGATGATCAATACCTGCCATGGATTCCGAAACTGCTTGGTCAGCTACAGTGGAAAATTGCTGCTTTTGCAATTCCAGGTAATCATGATTGGTGGAATGATCACCATGCAGTGGGACAAGAATTATCCCGCCTTGGAATTCAATATCTGGAAACACTCCCCACCAAAATTGAAATTGCGGGATCACGACTGGAAGTTATTGGACATTCCGGGCCTTGGTTTGCAGCACCTGACATGGGAGAAAAAAAATCGGCAGATTTTCGCCTTCTGATCAGCCACACACCCGATCATTTGAACTGGGCAGTGCGTCACCATGTTGATTTAATGCTGTCTGGTCACAACCATGGTGGGCAAATTCGCCTTCCAATCATTGGTTCGATTTTTGTGCCCAGCAAATATAGTCGCAAATTCGATATGGGAACTTTTCGTCGAGAAAACACGGCACTCCATGTCAACCGTGGCTTAGCTGGTAAAGAACCACTGCGATTTCGCTGTCTCCCACAGGTCAGTCGCATCGTGCTGCGGGGCCAGCAAAAGGTGAATGAATTATGA
- a CDS encoding GAF domain-containing protein translates to MEPPKPLNQDTNLPLPSLDLTTAVEILTTLNEGVALLGPDFIVRWANPTFVRWCGLDPIGIGLFDALNILPEERPSDSILQLTQTGNSAFFDVRQEDRYFHIVLNPNVENDHLRSIVLRGMDTTQRTNSQRKIESLDDAAQQLDSFEPTFLKDLTNEIRLNLIRENLKSYVQNIPEYDVIEIRRYQPETGELIPLLAEGMSDEAQQRRLFARKEGNGVTGYVAATGLPYICVDTANDGIYLAGAVEARSSLTVPIKYHDEVIGTVNVESPQVNAFGKDEQRFTEVFAKQLGQVLHTLNLLDAQEGCAAFNTIKDVREELVLPANEILSTVSRLLDTPGMSDEAVQQSLLHVLDRQRTIRTVMRTVGESVALNNGTPYDFRIKDLHILVVDPDEQLRRTAHTMLERKGCTVESCSNVSDALSMMNYYRYEVVMMALTQANPGGTALFQGILQRLPNARIVLMQGYRYDPEHTMTNIRATGYSDKPINKPLLEHQVMDRLLLAATALAHPTKAT, encoded by the coding sequence ATGGAACCGCCGAAACCATTGAATCAGGACACCAACCTGCCTTTACCTTCGTTAGATCTCACAACTGCGGTGGAGATTCTGACGACGTTGAATGAAGGTGTGGCCTTGCTCGGCCCAGATTTTATCGTTCGGTGGGCGAACCCCACATTCGTTCGGTGGTGTGGGCTGGACCCGATTGGTATCGGTTTGTTCGATGCATTGAATATTTTGCCGGAAGAACGGCCCTCAGATTCAATTTTACAATTGACTCAAACCGGAAACTCTGCTTTTTTTGATGTGCGGCAGGAAGACCGCTATTTTCATATTGTTCTGAATCCCAATGTTGAAAATGATCATCTGAGGTCGATCGTGTTGCGTGGGATGGATACCACTCAGCGAACAAACAGCCAGCGTAAAATTGAATCTCTGGATGATGCCGCCCAGCAATTGGATTCATTTGAACCCACTTTTCTGAAAGATCTAACGAATGAAATTCGGCTGAATCTGATTCGGGAGAATCTGAAAAGCTATGTTCAAAATATCCCAGAGTATGACGTCATTGAAATTCGCCGTTATCAGCCCGAAACGGGCGAATTGATCCCACTGCTTGCCGAAGGCATGTCCGATGAGGCTCAACAGCGACGTTTGTTTGCACGCAAAGAAGGCAACGGAGTAACTGGTTATGTGGCTGCAACAGGCCTGCCGTACATCTGCGTTGACACAGCGAACGATGGTATCTATCTGGCAGGTGCTGTAGAAGCCCGGTCTTCGCTGACTGTTCCCATCAAGTACCACGATGAGGTGATTGGCACCGTTAATGTAGAAAGCCCCCAGGTCAATGCTTTTGGGAAAGATGAACAACGTTTTACTGAAGTATTTGCCAAGCAACTGGGTCAGGTGTTGCACACGTTGAATCTTTTGGATGCCCAGGAAGGTTGTGCTGCCTTCAACACCATCAAGGATGTACGTGAAGAGCTGGTTTTGCCCGCAAATGAGATCCTGTCCACTGTCAGCAGATTGCTGGATACACCAGGCATGAGTGATGAAGCTGTCCAGCAATCGTTACTTCACGTGCTGGATCGCCAGCGCACAATTCGCACTGTCATGCGTACCGTCGGTGAATCCGTTGCGTTGAATAACGGCACTCCCTACGACTTTCGCATCAAAGATCTGCACATCCTGGTGGTTGATCCAGATGAACAGCTTCGCAGAACTGCCCACACAATGCTGGAGCGGAAAGGCTGCACGGTAGAATCCTGTTCCAACGTGTCTGATGCGTTATCAATGATGAATTATTACCGCTATGAAGTGGTGATGATGGCGTTGACTCAGGCCAATCCAGGTGGGACGGCACTGTTTCAGGGTATTTTGCAACGCTTACCCAATGCCAGAATCGTGCTGATGCAGGGCTATCGCTACGATCCCGAACACACAATGACCAATATCCGGGCAACAGGTTATTCGGACAAGCCGATCAACAAACCGTTGCTGGAACACCAGGTGATGGATCGTTTGTTATTGGCAGCAACCGCACTGGCACATCCAACCAAGGCGACTTGA
- a CDS encoding aldo/keto reductase: protein MKYRQFGNTEQQVSILSLGGAALGAQYGPVDQLAAKEMLHEAIDLGINLIDTSPYYGLGKSEEFLGQHLTPELRKKVLLCTKAGRYDRDVFDFSTKSMRNSLEKSLKRLNTDYVDVLLAHYIEFAEDFDAVFNETYNGLLQLKREGKCRWIGMSCFPLGLLEEAISRCKLDVVISYCHYTLQNDLLTSSFLPKANQSGVGVMNGSPLSMGLLTRKGPPAWHPANDEIQRVCRSTASWLAEQGIDIAQVGMQFALANPAIPTTLMGVADPMELRSNTQALERPLEHDLFVQIAEKLRPAHNLTWPSGRWPVGNSSPT, encoded by the coding sequence GTGAAATATCGTCAATTTGGTAATACAGAACAACAGGTTTCCATTCTCAGCCTGGGCGGTGCGGCATTGGGGGCTCAATACGGGCCTGTGGATCAGCTCGCTGCCAAAGAAATGCTGCACGAAGCGATTGATCTGGGGATCAACCTGATCGATACCAGTCCGTATTACGGATTGGGCAAGTCGGAAGAGTTTCTGGGGCAGCACCTGACACCAGAATTACGCAAGAAAGTACTGTTATGTACGAAAGCTGGGCGTTATGATCGTGATGTTTTCGATTTTTCTACTAAAAGTATGAGAAATTCATTAGAAAAATCACTCAAGCGGTTAAATACGGATTACGTCGATGTACTTCTGGCCCACTATATCGAGTTTGCGGAAGATTTTGACGCTGTTTTCAACGAAACTTACAATGGATTACTGCAGTTAAAGCGAGAAGGGAAATGCCGCTGGATTGGCATGTCGTGTTTCCCACTGGGACTGCTGGAAGAAGCAATCAGCCGCTGTAAACTGGACGTCGTCATCAGTTATTGCCACTATACGCTGCAAAATGACCTGTTAACGAGCAGTTTTTTACCAAAAGCCAACCAATCGGGGGTAGGTGTAATGAATGGCAGCCCACTTTCGATGGGGTTGCTCACCCGGAAAGGCCCACCTGCCTGGCATCCGGCAAATGATGAAATTCAACGCGTCTGCCGCAGTACAGCAAGCTGGCTGGCTGAGCAAGGGATAGACATCGCCCAGGTGGGAATGCAATTTGCCCTCGCAAATCCAGCAATTCCAACTACCTTAATGGGTGTGGCAGACCCAATGGAATTACGCTCCAACACTCAGGCACTTGAGCGACCATTGGAGCATGATCTATTTGTCCAGATAGCAGAAAAATTGCGGCCCGCGCATAATCTCACCTGGCCCAGCGGTCGTTGGCCAGTTGGTAACAGTTCTCCCACCTGA